One window of the Spea bombifrons isolate aSpeBom1 chromosome 8, aSpeBom1.2.pri, whole genome shotgun sequence genome contains the following:
- the B3GALT9 gene encoding beta-1,3-galactosyltransferase 9, protein MPSLYRIFFASGRVFTPNQLPPSSSDCARLRCVGKPDQVDSKVTLPGRRTVKTAGGFRTNSYSFKPRRKTRGTEPSGFLDTMQVTFCRLRTRQWCFIVFNVLLFHALLFGADFIEEYFLQAAPFSYTDAKFMEIRERARNLDARLMNGNVSESYLISGPDLCSGRDVFLLSVVFSDPENKTRRDVIRRTWGNVTAFKGRVVLTIFALGRPVSEFTQSEVTNESRIHRDIVEGRFLDAYRNETLKMIMVMKWAVTFCPNVRFILKTDQSMFVNINSLADHLLGLDTNSEDLYTGRVVHQSVPDRNPGSLNFIPWSSYPEAYYPDYCGGSAMVVSQDVARKVYLVSKEVPTSVPSDAFIGICAEKAGVLPVHSARFSGSRHIRYNRCCYEFIFSSLVEKDEELSLAWKDMTAGEECTIMKTYYGLVSCKVWAYIDKFSYFNKDETKHMLSF, encoded by the exons ATGCCTTCTTTATACCGCATCTTTTTCGCATCTGGTAGAGTCTTCACTCCCAACCAGCTGCCCCCTTCCTCGTCAGACTG CGCTCGGCTCAGGTGCGTCGGAAAGCCGGATCAGGTTGACAGCAAAGTAACTTTACCTGGAAGGCGCACGGTGAAAACAGCCGGCGGGTTCCGGACAAATTCTTATTCCTTTAAACCCCGTCGTAAAACCAGGGGCACAGAACCGAGCGGGTTCCTCGATACTATGCAG GTAACGTTCTGCCGGCTGCGCACGCGCCAGTGGTGCTTCATCGTCTTCAATGTTCTGCTCTTCCACGCCCTGCTGTTCGGAGCAGACTTCATCGAGGAATACTTCCTCCAGGCTGCGCCTTTCTCCTACACGGACGCCAAGTTCATGGAGATCCGAGAGCGGGCCAGAAACCTGGACGCGCGTCTCATGAATGGCAACGTTTCCGAGTCGTATCTGATCAGCGGACCCGACCTCTGCTCCGGCAGAGATGTTTTCTTGCTCTCCGTCGTCTTCAGCGACCCAGAAAACAAGACGAGGAGGGACGTTATCCGGCGTACTTGGGGTAACGTAACGGCCTTCAAAGGTCGGGTCGTTCTCACGATCTTTGCTTTGGGAAGGCCAGTCTCGGAATTCACCCAATCGGAAGTCACGAACGAGTCAAGAATCCACCGAGATATAGTGGAAGGACGTTTCCTGGACGCCTATCGGAACGAAACGCTGAAGATGATCATGGTGATGAAATGGGCAGTTACTTTCTGCCCCAACGTGAGATTCATCCTCAAAACCGACCAAAGTATGTTTGTTAACATCAACAGCTTGGCTGACCATCTTCTCGGCTTAGACACGAATTCTGAAGACCTCTACACGGGACGAGTAGTCCATCAAAGCGTTCCTGACCGAAACCCCGGTAGTCTAAATTTTATCCCGTGGTCATCCTATCCAGAAGCCTATTACCCGGATTACTGCGGCGGGTCTGCTATGGTCGTGTCCCAGGACGTAGCTCGGAAGGTCTACCTGGTGTCCAAGGAAGTCCCCACGTCTGTTCCATCTGATGCCTTCATAGGCATTTGTGCTGAGAAAGCGGGGGTTCTGCCTGTCCACAGCGCGCGGTTCTCCGGCTCGAGGCACATCAGATATAACCGCTGCTGTTACGAGTTTATCTTCTCGTCTTTGGTTGAGAAAGACGAGGAACTCTCTTTAGCCTGGAAAGACATGACCGCGGGAGAGGAATGTACCATTATGAAAACGTACTATGGCCTTGTGTCCTGCAAAGTCTGGGCTTACATAGACAAGTTTAGTTATTTCAATAAGGATGAAACGAAGCACATGTTGTCCTTTTAA
- the LOC128503227 gene encoding uncharacterized protein LOC128503227, with protein MAVAHLPCVSLKCTSMVMDTVNFSIDYLSAFIPNAFKSSYTSTVSEGLLELKAPTKKTASSNSEDQTSQSNCKADRKRSQGVCRRSDVHLTMQYVGMGLSGTREMIKPRDEVGMFQQICGGENICVYKGYLSPGETFQFVSRRHFGFPFSASVYVNGLIAARMSSCCEYRYHEGFQQGKRGCFRIIQLRGGKPCYRCIDLLNQKHFRIKSEKDQIKSKTCEESASRKDNGTYTALEKNLETPDMDADSYPETKRQETGIKPGTLGRLPPMPKGQQVSSTKWRRRLKKKRPPKEQSDSEQENLRLKDERGRRKPKSNQPDMGDDPPRNSAVATSYSTKLMAALAKETPLCSEVELSDSSDSSGSRSVAETYDPPGDVDEAHNAMPMVDLQEAAQTQNGEESETELQIPETGSGKAEEDGNALLSQITDLISVLHECDEVDELVLRNTGMTDALLKSLVTAIETSRSQVEKINLNLNEIGPAGAETIVHLLEEKPCVKSLLLYGNQLGIDGIKLLMRGLSELHVSTRGMEKPSSDISRVRPLAISELDIGGNQIGAQGLLSVASFLRLNPPLKYLGLAQSNVNSLDAWKELFGALIVNSNLTHVLLDENSLGDGGVYALAEALRFNRSLLMVDLDSNDIGEAGGEALVRSLTTDHGSAVKHISLDDNLMSEETVDKIQTLLKHKDNHYIG; from the exons ATGGCCGTAGCTCACCTACCGTGCGTCTCCCTGAAATGCACATCGATGGTGATGGACACGGTGAACTTTAGCATTGACTATTTGTCAGCCTTCATCCCCAACGCGTTTAAAAGTTCCTACACGAGCACGGTCTCGGAAGGTCTTCTAGAATTAAAAGCTCCGACGAAAAAGACGGCGTCCTCCAACTCTGAAGATCAG ACTTCGCAATCCAACTGCAAAGCGGACAGAAAGAGGTCTCAGGGGGTCTGCAGACGCTCAGACGTACATCTCACCATGCAGTACGTGGGAATGGGCTTATCCGGGACCCGCGAGATGATCAAACCAAGAGACGAGGTGGGGATGTTCCAGCAGATCTGCGGAGGAGAGAATatctgtgtgtataagggcTACCTGAGCCCAGGAG AGACTTTCCAGTTTGTGTCCAGACGTCATTTTGGTTTCCCGTTCAGCGCCAGCGTATACGTTAATGGACTGATAGCCGCTCGGATGAGCTCGTGTTGTGAATACAGATACCACGAAGGCTTTCAGCAGGGGAAACGGGGCTGCTTCCGGATTATCCAGCTCAGAGGAGGGAAGCCGTGCTACAG GTGTATAGATCTCCTCAATCAGAAACATTTTCGAATAAAATCAGAAAAGGATCAgataaaaagcaaaacatgCGAGGAGTCTGCCAGCAGAAAAGACAACGGTACGTACACGGCCCTCGAGAAGAACCTCGAGACTCCAGATATGGATGCTGATTCGTACCCTGAAACGAAGAGGCAGGAGACGGGGATAAAGCCCGGGACTCTGGGAAGATTACCACCCATGCCAAAGGGGCAACAGGTATCTTCAACCAAATGGAGAAGGCGGCTAAAGAAGAAACGGCCACCAAAGGAACAGTCCGACTCGGAACAGGAGAATTTACGCCTTAAGGATGAAAGAGGACGTCGGAAACCTAAATCAAATCAACCAGATATGGGAG ATGATCCTCCGAGGAACTCAGCAGTAGCTACCAGTTATTCCACTAAACTGATGGCTGCTTTGGCCAAAGAGACCCCCTTGTGTTCTGAAGTGGAACTGAGTGATTCCAGTGACAGCAGCGGAAGCCGAAGCGTTGCAG AAACCTACGATCCTCCTGGTGATGTAGATGAAGCACACAATGCAATGCCAATGGTTGACCTCCAGGAGGCAGCACAGACTCAGAACGGAGAGGAGAGCGAAACCGAATTGCAAATTCCTGAGACTGGTTCGGGGAAAGCCGAGGAAGATGGGAATGCTCTTCTTAGCCAG ATCACAGACCTGATCTCTGTGCTTCATGAGTGCGACGAGGTGGACGAGTTGGTCCTTAGGAATACCGGTATGACAGACGCCCTGCTGAAAAGTCTCGTTACGGCTATAGAAACCAGCAGGTCCCAGGTGGAGAAGATAAACCTTAATTTGAACGAGATTGGGCCAGCTGGCGCGGAAACGATTGTCCACCTTCTGGAGGAGAAACCTTGTGTCAAAAGTCTCCT ATTATACGGGAACCAGCTAGGAATCGATGGGATAAAATTACTTATGCGCGGCCTATCAGAGCTACACGTGTCTACCCGGGGAATGGAGAAACCATCTTCCGATATATCTCGAGTAAGACCGCTTGCGATTTCTGAACTGGACATAGGAGGCAACCAGATAGGTGCACAAGGTCTTCTGTCTGTTGCATCTTTTCTTCGGCTTAACCCACCTCTTAAGTACCTGGGCCTGGCGCAAAGCAACGTCAACAGCTTGGATGCATGGAAAGAACTATTTGGGGCGTTAATTGTCAATTCCAATCTAACCCACGTGCTTCTGGATGAAAACTCTCTGGGTGATGGAGGCGTCTATGCCCTAGCGGAGGCGCTACGGTTCAACAGAAGCTTGCTCATGGTTGACCTCGACAGCAACGACATAGGAGAAGCAGGCGGAGAGGCTCTTGTGCGAAGCTTGACGACCGATCACGGCAGCGCCGTTAAACACATAAGCCTGGATGACAACCTTATGAGCGAAGAGACTGTAGACAAAATACAGACGCTACTGAAACATAAAGACAATCACTATATTGGATGA
- the LOC128503444 gene encoding 26S proteasome non-ATPase regulatory subunit 5-like, whose amino-acid sequence MAISDVVRYRVYELVVEIASVSEESLKCCANSGLVPRLLQELTGDDVLVRVTCTEMVTSLASTSHGRKYLSQQGVIDKISNMIVGADADPFSGFYLPGLIKFFGNLAIMDSPQQICEHYPAFLEKVFSMAEGHETTMIGVAVDTLGVLGSNIEGKQVLHKTGSKFQSVFNRTGHHAKNAPTELRVRCLDAIAALMFLPTDLHTEDLLAMAESWFRSLSNQPIDLFRGIVCQPFPELHCGGLKVFTAIANQPWAQKLMIESPGFLEYIVDRTVDPDKESKDAKFVLVKALVSSPTIAEIFGNQHYLRLRAYLREGPYYVKAVLTVAVEGAE is encoded by the exons ATGGCGATCAGTGACGTGGTGCGGTATAGAGTTTATGAG CTGGTTGTAGAGATCGCTTCTGTGTCCGAGGAGTCTTTGAAGTGCTGCGCAAACAGCGGTCTGGTGCCGCGATTACTGCAGGAGCTCACAGGGGATGATGTCCTTGTCAG AGTGACCTGCACGGAGATGGTGACTTCCTTAGCCAGCACCTCGCACGGCCGCAAATATCTGTCTCAGCAGGGCGTCATCGACAAAATCTCCAACATGATCGTGGGAGCAGACGCCGATCCTTTCTCTGGATTCTATTTGCCAG GATTGATAAAGTTCTTTGGGAACCTTGCCATCATGGACAGCCCACAGCAGATCTGTGAACACTACCCAGCATTCCTTGAGAAGGTCTTCAGTATGGCGGAGGGCCACGAGACTACCATGATAGGAGTGGCCGTGGACACACTCGGAGTTTTGGGTTCTAACATAGAAGGAAAGCAAGTGCTACATAAGACAG GAAGCAAATTTCAGAGCGTCTTCAATAGGACTGGGCACCATGCAAAAAATGCCCCTACTGAACTCCGAGTGAGATGTTTGGACGCAATCGCGGCTCTCATGTTCCTGCCA ACCGATCTACATACAGAAGATCTGTTAGCTATGGCTGAATCCTGGTTCAGGTCCCTATCAAACCAACCCATTGATCTGTTCAGGGGCATCGTCTGCCAGCCCTTCCCTGAGCTGCACTGCGGCGGACTCAAGGTCTTCACG GCTATTGCAAATCAACCTTGGGCCCAGAAGCTGATGATCGAAAGCCCCGGATTTCTAGAATACATTGTAGATCGAACCGTAGACCCGGACAAGGAATCCAAGGATGCCAAATTCGTGCTGGTGAAAGCACTTGTGAGCTCCCCAACGATCGCTGAAATATTTGGCAATCAGCATTACCTGAGGCTCCGCGCCTACCTCAGAGAAGGCCCTTACTACGTCAAAGCCGTCTTGACCGTGGCTGTGGAAGGAGCAGAATAG
- the LOC128503446 gene encoding vesicle-associated membrane protein 3-like: MSSAEPAAGGDASSSNRRLQQTQAQVDEVVDIMRVNVDKVLERDQKLSELDDRADALQAGASQFETSAAKLKRKYWWKNCKMWAILIAVIVIIIIIIIVAGVS; encoded by the coding sequence ATGTCGTCTGCTGAGCCCGCTGCCGGAGGTGATGCCTCCTCAAGTAACCGGCGTCTACAACAGACGCAGGCGCAAGTCGATGAGGTGGTTGATATCATGAGAGTAAATGTGGATAAGGTCCTGGAGAGAGATCAGAAGCTGTCTGAGCTGGATGACCGAGCAGACGCCCTCCAAGCCGGTGCCTCTCAGTTTGAGACCAGTGCAGCTAAGCTGAAGCGGAAATACTGGTGGAAGAACTGCAAGATGTGGGCAATACTCATAGCTGTTATTGTgataataatcatcatcattattgtgGCGGGTGTTTCGTGA